Genomic window (Pristiophorus japonicus isolate sPriJap1 chromosome 9, sPriJap1.hap1, whole genome shotgun sequence):
AGTGCCGAATTAGTCGCCCTAACAGAAGCCCTCAAATGGGCAAAAGGTAAAAGGGTAAAAATATATAGACAGCCAATACGCGTTTGGGGTGGTCCACGATACTATGGTAGCCTGGTGTCGGCGAGGTTATATGACATTGGGGAGAGGACCAATTCGACACGAGAACATCGTTAAGGAACTGGTAAAGGCTTCCCTCCAGCCCCAGGAGGAACTGGTAAAGGCTTCCCTCCAGCCCCAGGAATGTGCAATAGTACAGATCAAAGCCCATAAGAAAATTACTGACAGACATCAGCAAGGTAATGCATGGGCGGATGAGGCAGCTAAGTGAGCGGCAGAAGTACGGGGCCTACGGGCTAAAATAAGTGCCTGTGCACTTGGGCCGGAAGAAGTAAATATGTTTAAAGTACAGGAGGCAACCATACAGCAGGATTAAGAtgaatggaaaagacagggagcTAAACAAGGCGCGGATGGAATCCGGAGGAAAGATTGTAATGTGGTAGCCCCAGAGTGCATACAACAAAACTTATTGAGTATATACCACGGGTATGCGCATACAGGTAAGACCAGCATGACGAGTTCAATGTCccaatgctggtggtggaagggattgGGAAGAGATATTGAAAATTActgtaggaagtgcttaacatgcgTAAAGCATAACCCAGGTGGAaaaataaaggtcagaatgggacatcaacccTGAACAAAGGGACCATGGGAAAACCTGCAGATAAACTTCACGGGCCCGTTGCCCAATCACCAGGGAAAAACATATTGTttggttataatagatcaattcacAAAATGGATAGAAGCATTCGCAACTAGAAATTGCTCAGCTGAGACGGTGGCTAGAATATTAGGAGAAATTATACCTAGGTGGGGAATGtccctacagatagattcagatCAGGGTACACACTTCACGGGTAAAGTAATGAAATAAGCATGCGCCCTACTGGGAATCAAGCAGAAATGTCATATCCCCTATCATCCGGAATCGTCCGGATTAGTAGGACGTACGAACGAAGGACCCTGAAGAATGCATTGGTCAAGGTGATCGACgagacaggaaagggatgggtagatatgctgccctggattttaatgaagttaagggcgaccccaaaccagaccaccagactcacaactttcgaactaatgacaggaagggcaatgAGATTACCTGAGGTTCTAATGACGGAGAGTGATGACGTTGGACCCTACCGGGACCGAGTAAGAAGATTTGTGATGGAATTATGTAAACAATTACAAGATCTGAAGGCACCGGGAATCACAATGCGGTAATGGGTCCTTATGGGGAATGTTTGCGTGTAAAATAGGTATCCCAACCATCACAATAGCCCCAACCACAACGACCCCAGAACCCCCAGGATGCCCAAACATGACACAGGGGGCAAGCGGAGGATTAGTAATGAAAACAACTAGAGACAAAATCCACTTCGGGGTACGCCAAAGGGTAATTACGGTATTGTTAAACCTAACGGATATAACGATCCCACTGTTTTGTGGTAAGAAAACTATAAGATTATATGAAAACCTAACCCTAAGGGCCCTTGAGGGGCCCAAATTCAAGACTATGAAGTTCAACGTAAAAAAGCCAAATAAATATGGGAAAggcgggaggagaaagaggggaatatTGGAAATGGTGGGCGCGGGATCTTCAAACAATAGAAGAGCAGATCATCAACCTGACACAGATCTTAAAAGGACTGCTGGAAAGGGGAGATGATAGGGGACGGGGCGGAGTAGGAACTGCTACAGGTTGCCCATACATTGCGGAACCATGCATAAATGATAAATTTGGTAAACCAGGCTGGATAAAAAAGAAAGAAGGCCGAGATAGTTTGTGCGGGATATGGGGCTTGGATGCTCAATACGGTGGAACATAACATagaacaactccagaatggggaggtGCCAGATTGGATAATCAATGATGTATTTGCTGAATGGACATTGGGCAAGAATGACACCCAAGCCTGTGCGGTCCGGATGAATAGCCATGCCTGGGTCCCTAAGAACAGGTGTGTAACCAGACATCAGAATATAATAAGGTTTGTGTTATCAATATGTACCACAATATGACATGACAAAGGGAAACACATTGTACTAAGTaaacaatataggagaaataaggaatcagaccCATGTGCAGTTTTACAAATTGCATCAGTACGTAATTAAAAAGGGAAACAATACCAAAGGTGTCCATGTTAAAGATTGTTTTaagaataatcaagttgttttatgccGACAGCATCCAGACCTCGGTAACAACAACTGTGGATATGGCCAAACAGAAGGACGTGTTGAGTGTCACACCGCTGACAATGGATTCCGAAACGACTGCAACCTCACAAGGAAATGGAGgctggtgtgtgagcaccacggcggtCAACATGACAGTGGGAGGAGGTACCTACTGCCCGATCACGATCATCGACTTCTGTTTTACACCAAAAGAAGTCGTCGATATTCAGGGATATATCATATATCCAGAATTGAAAGGCGAGTCCGTCAACGGGATGGCGATGGAAACTATCAAAGCAGGGTATAAAGGTTTTGAGGAACCACAAGGACAACATATACCCAAACTTAGTGAAGAACAAACTAAGTTGGAACAGGACATCCATGAACAACGGCAGaagtacatcatcctgatgaagaagatcgacaaactccagaaggacactaaagaaatgttggcaaaccaaCCCTGGTATACAAGGCTTTGGAACTTTGGACTAAACATGCAGGTGCACCCCTGGATTAAAATAATATCCCAAGTATTGGTGATTGTACAATGTGTGGTTTTAACGGTATTGTTGATTGAACTATGTTGGAGATGTAAACGACGGGCGAGGAAAGCCATTGCTCAGGCCACCATAAAAGCCATAGAAGAAACTAAACCTTTAGTAtctaaggaaaaatctgtaaaacGGGTAAATGGTGTGTAAAGGTAAAGAGATACGAGAAACAATCCTGAAGTAAGGGCTTGGCCACCCAGAAGGATGGATTAAGATGACAATATCACTTCCCCTTTGGATGAAATAATGAGGGGACGGCACATTGGCCTATCTTGgggtatatagccaagggccaacaggggggattgtaagggcaagattgattatcaaagatgttatctgacTATTGTGAAAGCACTGAGCTGGCTAAACAAGAGGTATGCTTAAAACTACACATATGCATAAAGCACAATAGAGCTACGAGATGATCactcgttgacctcgggctcaagggagcagtAAAGAAATCCAAAGAGGAACTATTATaaccatataacaatataaggcgagtgacatcaggaagaagggaacaaatgggtattcgatcatgcgttggtacaaccaatcacgtcactgttaaggtccatccacgaggacactcatgtgccaaaacctgtataattaagGTATAATTTGAACAGTTCAGTGGAGATCCTCTCAGGCGACTaagaagtgagatgctccccctgCATGCGCTGGAATAAAAGATCGTTGAAGCTTATCCAAGGTATCAGgctgttgaatccgggcttgttaCGAGAGGACAAGGGCAATTCTCCCCATCAATGGAGATGTTGAAagttatgaaggattttgatagagtaaataagaagaaactgtttccagtagcagagGGGTTGGTAACCAGCAGACACAGAATTGGCAATAGAATCAAAgggagagatgaggagatattttttcCACAGCAAGTTATTATGATCTGAAATGTACTGccgaaaagggtggtggaagcagattcaataataacgaaagaaagagtagggcttattagagaccaaaaatgaaacttgtgtgtggaggcagaaattatgggcatggttcttaatgaatactttgggtgtgtcttcacaaaagagagggacgatacaGATATTGTAGTTGAGgagcaggagtgtgaaatattggatgagataaatatagtgagagaggaaatattaaagggtttagtatctttgaaagtagataactctctagacccagatgaaatgtatccaagactattaagagaagcaaggaaataaataacagaggctctgaccaccattttccgatcctctggctacaggtgtggtgctggaggactgcaggACAGCTTAactttgtaccattgtttaaaaagggagaaagggatagatcaagtaattacaggccagtcaagctaacctcggtggtgggcaaattatgggAAAAATTCTGAAGAAAagcataaattattttaaaaagtacaaattaatcaaggacagtcaacatggatttgttaatgtaaggtcatgtctgactaacttgattgaactttttgaggagacaacaaggagggtcgatgagtgtagcgcatttaaaactgagatgaggaggaatttcttctctgagggttgtaaatctatggaattctctggcctagagagctgtggaggttgggttattgaatataaTTATGGCGGagttaggcagatttttgagcgataagggagtaaagggttatggggagcgggcagggaagtggagctaagtccacgatcagatgagccgtgaactcattgaatggcagagcagactcgaggggccgtatggcctactcctgctcctatttcttatgttcttatgatgtagtcgacatggcaaactggtcagaaaagtaaacgtccatgggatccagggcaaagttgcaagttggatccaaaattggctaagaggcaagaagcaaaggatgatggttgatgggtgtttttgtcactggaaggctgcttccagtgaggttcagtactaggttccttgctttttgtggtatatatcaatgatttagacttgaatacagggggcatgattcagaagtttgaacatgatacaaaaattggccgtgtgcttgatagtgaggaagaaagctgtaaactgcaggaaggtatcaatgcatTCGTCAcgtggcagaaaagtggcaaatggaattgagtCCGGAGAACTGTGAAGTAgtgaatttggggagggctaacaaggaaagagaatacacattaaatggtagtagGATATGGAGAAGTGAAGACGAACAGAGAGACCttagagtgcatgttcacagattcctgaaggtagcaggacaagtagataaggtggttaagaaggcatacggaatacttgccttgattaactgaggcatagaatataagagcagagaggttatgcttgaactgtataaaacactagttaggccacaactgtactgcgtgcagttctggtcatcgcattacagcAATGACATGTTTGCActagagcgggtgcagagaagatttacgaggatgttgcctggattggagaattttagctatgaggaaaaattgcagatgctgggtctgttttctttggaacagacgaggctgaggggagacctaattgagatgtataaaattatgaggggcctggatagaatggcctGTTTCCCTTCACCCAGGAATTAACATgcgggggacatagatttaaagtaattagaggagatatgaggagaaatttcttcacccagaaggtagtgggggtctggatctcactgcatgaaagggtggtagaggcagaaaccctcatcacatttaaaaaaataattggatgtgcacttaaagtgccgtaacctacagggctgtggaccaacAGCGGGAACgtgggagtaggctggatagctctcggtcAGCCAGCACctacacgatgggcctaaatggcctccttctgcgctgtaaatttctatgattctatgctgactgacctgagtatttccagcattttctgtttttattacatactAACCCTTAATGTTCGGCTTCTTGCGCCAGGATTCTGGGTTCCAGTTCAGCTCCTGCTGCAGCCCCTGTGAATCGAATCAATGCACAATCTGATGTTTGTTTTAGAAATATTTAACGCCGTTAACTTTAGCCCTTTTGCGGCCTGCTGATTGGTGAATCACTCGCTGGTGACAGGAACAGTCCAATGAGAATCAGGACAGAGGGACCAATCACAAGAGCCTCCACCGCATTCCTCCTGAAGGTATAAGAAGGGCGAGTGCCGGAATAATTGCTCATTGTGAGATTGTG
Coding sequences:
- the LOC139272859 gene encoding uncharacterized protein gives rise to the protein MAKQKDVLSVTPLTMDSETTATSQGNGGWCVSTTAVNMTVGGGTYCPITIIDFCFTPKEVVDIQGYIIYPELKGESVNGMAMETIKAGYKGFEEPQGQHIPKLSEEQTKLEQDIHEQRQKYIILMKKIDKLQKDTKEMLANQPWYTRLWNFGLNMQVHPWIKIISQVLVIVQCVVLTVLLIELCWRCKRRARKAIAQATIKAIEETKPLVSKEKSVKRVNGV